A part of Spodoptera frugiperda isolate SF20-4 chromosome 25, AGI-APGP_CSIRO_Sfru_2.0, whole genome shotgun sequence genomic DNA contains:
- the LOC118271620 gene encoding uncharacterized protein LOC118271620: protein MSRSPSYSPVLDNIDQQRNNLIESSDPVFNPFYYAQDRESWYAEVSAQACEESRQQEIEKEKLKKKKNKSKSFKNKSFVMRKESGTVRRIIKIIVHDVDGRHMDEIDSDPDSASVNIQYLVRSDIDEIMSETEYLVTKIVKKLSSTSCN, encoded by the exons ATGTCACGCTCACCTTCCTACAGTCCTGTTTTAGATAACATTGACCAACAACGTAAC aatttgATAGAGAGCTCAGATCCAGTTTTTAATCCATTTTACTATGCTCAAGACCGAGAGAGCTGGTACGCCGAAGTGTCGGCACAGGCATGTGAGGAGAGTAGACAGCAAGAAATAGAAAAGgaaaaattaaagaagaaaaaaaataaatcaaaatcttttaaaaacaaatcctttGTCATGCGTAAAGAGTCCGGGACCGTTCgccgaataataaaaataattgtacatgATGTGGATGGTCGTCATATGGACGAAATAGACAGTGATCCAGATAGTGCAAGCGTCAATATACAATATTTAGTGCGAAGCGATATTGATGAAATCATGAGTGAAACTGAGTATTTAGTTACtaaaatagttaaaaagttAAGTTCAACTTcatgtaattga